The proteins below come from a single Rosa rugosa chromosome 2, drRosRugo1.1, whole genome shotgun sequence genomic window:
- the LOC133731280 gene encoding glucan endo-1,3-beta-glucosidase 12-like translates to MAKLVLSSCILPVLLLFFISGQMETSRAAYVKTWCIAKPSTSKEALENNLQYACNNINAMDCKAIQEGGPCSKPNDLLLYASFAMNAYYQAKGRHYWNCDFSNSGLISLTDPSYGNCTYEGGETAVDDSNSGKWCVASPSASDDQLHACIEFACGKVDCSIIRSGGACFEPNTVKNRASVAMNLYYHQTGQADMSCDFNGSGNIVRTDPSYGDCKLKSG, encoded by the exons ATGGCTAAGTTAGTTCTATCAAGCTGTATTCTTCCTGTCCTGCTTTTGTTCTTCATCTCAG GACAAATGGAAACTAGCAGAGCGGCGTATGTGAAG ACGTGGTGCATTGCAAAGCCTTCAACGAGTAAAGAAGCACTGGAGAACAATCTACAATATGCCTGCAATAACATAAATGCAATGGATTGCAAGGCAATTCAAGAAGGAGGTCCCTGCTCCAAACCTAATGATCTTTTGCTTTATGCTTCATTTGCCATGAATGCTTACTACCAGGCCAAGGGGAGGCACTACTGGAACTGTGACTTCAGCAACTCTGGTCTCATTTCCTTGACAGATCCAA GTTATGGTAATTGCACATATGAAG GGGGAGAGACAGCGGTGGATGACTCAAATTCG GGCAAGTGGTGTGTAGCAAGCCCTTCAGCAAGTGATGATCAGCTACATGCATGCATTGAGTTTGCTTGTGGCAAAGTAGATTGTAGCATTATAAGGTCTGGTGGTGCCTGTTTCGAGCCAAACACCGTCAAGAACCGCGCCTCAGTTGCCATGAATCTTTACTATCACCAAACAGGTCAAGCGGATATGAGTTGTGATTTTAATGGCAGTGGTAACATTGTCAGAACCGATCCAA GTTATGGTGATTGCAAACTGAAGAGTGGCTGA
- the LOC133731281 gene encoding glucan endo-1,3-beta-D-glucosidase-like, which yields MAQSRSASSLSILFLLLLFIHFPGGPIKVVSEDENKTWCVAKPSATDSELSANIQFACNQLKDCKVIQEGGSCYNPNSLINHASVVMNLYYKAVGQNSWNCDFRGSALITQTDPSYGKCEYA from the exons ATGGCTCAATCAAGGAGTGCTTCATCTCTTTCCATTCTGTTCCTTCTGCTCTTGTTCATCCACTTTCCTG GAGGGCCTATAAAGGTTGTTAGTGAGGATGAGAATAAGACCTGGTGTGTTGCTAAGCCTTCAGCAACTGATTCAGAGCTCTCTGCTAACATTCAGTTTGCCTGCAACCAATTGAAGGATTGCAAGGTGATACAAGAAGGAGGCTCATGCTATAACCCCAACTCACTCATTAACCATGCCTCAGTGGTGATGAATCTTTACTATAAAGCGGTAGGCCAAAACAGCTGGAATTGTGACTTCAGAGGATCTGCTCTCATCACTCAGACTGATCCAA GTTATGGTAAGTGCGAGTATGCATAG